The DNA segment CAGACCTCAGAGAACAAAATCAACTATGCCTCTATCGGGGTAAAAACCAAAGAAGATGCGGCGAAGATCCTGGATCCGATCAGCGAAAAATATCAAAACATTCCCGGCGTGGAAGAGAAGCTGACCTATAAGGACGGCTACGCGGAAGAAACCGTTTCTGTTGACATGGAAAAAGTTGACTTTAAAAAGCTGCAGGGCGTGATGGGCACGCAATTTTCGGGTGACCCGAGCAATGGTATCAGCATGAAGCAGAGCCAGAAAATGCTGGAAACCGCTGGCTTTA comes from the Citrobacter amalonaticus genome and includes:
- a CDS encoding YehR family lipoprotein — its product is MKALNTFFSVVFASVLVFSLAGCGDKEESKTFKADVNGTEIVMTYTYKGDKVIKQTSENKINYASIGVKTKEDAAKILDPISEKYQNIPGVEEKLTYKDGYAEETVSVDMEKVDFKKLQGVMGTQFSGDPSNGISMKQSQKMLETAGFKEVK